CGCTCTCCTGGCCGACCATCTGCTCTACGGCGTGGTCGTCGCCGCCTCCGCCTGGCCACATCGGGACTGACCGGGGCGAAAACGAATCGCCAGGTGGCTCGCCGCCAACCGGCCATTGGCGACCTGGCTTACCACAACTGGCCGCATGTTGCAATCGGCAGTTGTCGCTATCTGTGCCATATTCACGTGAGTCTTGTGACGTGCTGTGCTGATCCCTACGCTCTGAGTGACGAAGGCGCCTCAGGAACCCCTCCAGGCGCTCACGGCCCACAAGCCGGGGAGGACCCTAAATGACCGAGGAGACCAGCTCCAGCAATCAGGCCGACGCCAAGCTCCTGCAAGCCAGCCTCGAGGTCGTAGCCGACCGCGCCGACGCGCTCATCGCGTCGTTCTACGAGCGGCTCTTCGCGGAGTATCCCGCCGTCCGGCCCATGTTCCCCGCGGACATGAAGCCGCAGGAGGACAAGCTCCTGGGCGCGATCGTCGCGCTGGTGACCCACTACGAGACCCCCGAAGCGCTGCGCCCGACGCTGCTGGCGCTGGGCGAGAAGCACGCCGGCTGGGGCGTGCAACCCGAGCACTTCACGGCGGTAGCCGGCTGCCTGCTCGCGACGCTGCGCGAGTATGCGGGCGACGCGTTCACGCCGGAGGTCGAGGGTGCGTGGGTGCGGGCCTACACCTGGGCCGCGGGCACGATGATGCAGGGCATGGCCGTAGGCGTGGCCGAGAGCCGCGCGGCCTAGGGCACGAGCACAACAGACGCGAAAGCCCGGGCGGGTGGCCCGGGCTTTCGCGTGCGATAAAGGTGGAGAGGCCGCCACGGGGGAAGCGGCCTCTCCGCGCAGAACGATACTCCGTCCTGCCCCTTATGGATAGCGGGGTCGATCAACCATTCGGGAATAGATGGCCATAGTCGGCGTACGCCATCGCGATGTCGGACTGCGCCCAGAATCGGTGGTAGGTGAAGCTCGGTGCCGCACCACCGTCCAGGTAGGACTGAACCTTGGCCCAGTCCGGGTCCCGCTTGTAGAACGACCGGATGTCGGTGAACGTCTTGCCCGGTGCGATCGCGTCGCCGTTGGGCATGTCACCCGTCCAGCCCGGCGGCAGGTAGAGGCCCTGGCCCGTGCTGGCGTTGTAGACGTCGTCGAACCGGTTGTAGTCCTCGCGGGTCTCGGTCGTGACGACACCACGAGCGTCCCGGTTCGCGTACAACGCGTCGATCAGGCCCTTGGCCCCGGTCTTCGCCGCCGCGTTGCCGGACTTGGCGGCGTAGTACATCAGCGTCCGCGCGTACGCGGCGGCGACGCCCACGTCACGGCCCTTCTTGGTGACCGTCACGTGCAGGCCGGTGTTGGTCGCCGGCGACGAGGGGTTCCAGGTCGTCGGCGCGCCGCTCCAGCTCATGTCGGACGGGATCTCGAAGGCACCGCCGGCGCCGATCGTGGTGTTCGCGAGCGCCCACGGCACCCACTTGTCGAGCAGCGCCTTGGCCTTCGCGTTGCCGGTCGCGTAGTAGAGCTCCGCGATCCGCTCCATCGACCAGGCCTGCATGCCGAACCACTGGTTCGACGGCGGGTCGTGGTAGACGGGGTCGACGTCGTAGTACATGCCGTAGAACGTCGGCGTGCCCGACGGCGGCTGGGCGTAGGAGCCGTCCCAGCTGTTGGTCGCGCCGCCGGCGATGCCGCCCTCGGCCGACTGGAGCCACTGGTAGAACTCGAGTTGCCGGTCGAAGCTCTTCTGCCAGTCGGAGACCGCCGACGCCGAGCGCGGCTTGAGCTCGTTGACGTTGGTCAGCGCCCACGCGGTCATCGGGTTCTGATAGCCGAAGTGGTTGTGGCTGGAGCCGATCCGCCACGACCAGCCCGCGTTCGGGTCGGTCGCGCCGCCCCAGGCGTAATACCAGGAGAGCAGGTAGTGCGCCGAGTCCTTGCCGGAGCCGGCCGGGCAGGTCGACGCGCCGACGCAGTTGCCGATCTTCTTGAAGTACTTGTCGAACATCGCGTAGCGCAGGTAGTCGCCCATCTTCGCGGCCTTGGCCACGGTGGCCGACACGTCGGCGGCCTTGCCCTGCTCGGTCGCCCAGGTCAGCGCCCAGTAGGCGGCCTCGATCGCCCGCGCGTCGGCGTCCGGCGCGTTGGTGTATTTCCACTGCTTCGCCGGCGTGCCGCTGTCCTTGATCGAGATGTCCAGGAAGCCGTTGGGGCCACCGAAGGCGAACGTCTCACACGAGGGCTGCGGCACGGTCTCCCACACCGACTCCTGGGGGCCGCGCTGGAAGGTGTTGATGTAGGCGGGCCGGGTGGTCCCGTCGCCGCACCGGCCGAAGCCGTAGGTGTTGTCGACGTCGATCAGCCAGTGCATGCCGTAGATGTCGCCGGTGCCGTAGGTCGACTGCAACTCGGAGCGCAACGGGTCCTGACCGACCGGCACGTTCGGCTGTAGGGCCGACGGGTACTGGCTGGGCAGGTTGAACTCGGCGGCATACTGCGGAGTCCCGTTGACGCCGGCGGTCGGCTGGTCGTTGTGCGACGGGATGATGTATTTCTCCATCACCGTCCAGGCGTTGTTGAACGGCGCCCAGTTCTCGGTCACCCGCCCGTACTGTGCCTCGAGCCAGATCCAGAAGCTGAACGCCTCCGAGGTGGTCTCGTGACCGTAGTCGGGAGCTTCGACGATCAACGTCTCGATCGAGTGGTACGGGACGCCCTCCGGACTGAAGTAGCCGGAGTTCTTGATCTTCCCGTACTGGTCCAGGAACCGCTCGATGTAGACGTTGTCGCCGGTGCCGCCGTCGTTGTCGATCTCGGTAACGGTGATCGCCACCGGCGCGTACCCGGAGGCGGTCGCGGTGACCGTCGCCGAGCCGCCCACGGTGTCGGTGTCCTCCGCCGCGGTGATCGTCACCGGCACGCCCGTGCTCCAGTTGGAGCTGTTCAGCGTGACGCTGGTCGGGCTGACCGAGACGTCGGTGTCGCCGGTGCGGGCCAGTGCCACCGTGACCGCCGACGAGGGGGCGGCGCTGAGCGTCAACCGGGTCGACGAGGTGCCGCCTTCGGCGACCGAGACCGACGACGGGTTGGCCCGCAGCACCGGCCCGCTGGCCTGGGTGACGGTGAAACTGGCCTCGTCGGTGGCGGTCAGGTTGGCGTTGTCGTAGGCCTTGGCCTGCACGGTGTAGGACCCGGCGGGCAGGTCCTCGAGCGTGTAGCCGTACGGCGACGTGGTGTCGGTGTTGACCAGCATCCCGTTGCGGTAGAACTCGACCTTGCTGACGGTGCCGTCCGGGTCGCCGGCGGTGGCGCTGAGCGCGACGTCGGCCGGCGCCTCGAACGGTCCGGACGGGACGGTCAGATCCACCGTCGGCGGCTGCTGTGCGGGCGTCCCGCCGCAGGTCGTGCCGTTGACGGTGAACGAGGTCGGCTTCGGGTTGCTGCCGCTCCAACTGCCGTTGAAGCCGATGCCGGTCGAGCCACCGGTGGGCAGGCTGCCGTTCCAGGGCATGCTGGCCGCGGTGACCTGGTTGCCGCTCTGGGTCCAGGTGGCCGACCAGCCCTGGGTGACCCGCTGGCTGCCGGGGAACGTGAAGCCGAGGGTCCAGCCGTTGATCGGGTCGCCGAGGTTTTTGATGG
This genomic interval from Asanoa ferruginea contains the following:
- a CDS encoding globin domain-containing protein; this encodes MTEETSSSNQADAKLLQASLEVVADRADALIASFYERLFAEYPAVRPMFPADMKPQEDKLLGAIVALVTHYETPEALRPTLLALGEKHAGWGVQPEHFTAVAGCLLATLREYAGDAFTPEVEGAWVRAYTWAAGTMMQGMAVGVAESRAA
- a CDS encoding glycoside hydrolase family 48 protein, encoding MKIRLRGPRRALAMFAAGTLVAAAVAIPAGPAQAAVACDVVYATSDWPGGFTANLTIKNLGDPINGWTLGFTFPGSQRVTQGWSATWTQSGNQVTAASMPWNGSLPTGGSTGIGFNGSWSGSNPKPTSFTVNGTTCGGTPAQQPPTVDLTVPSGPFEAPADVALSATAGDPDGTVSKVEFYRNGMLVNTDTTSPYGYTLEDLPAGSYTVQAKAYDNANLTATDEASFTVTQASGPVLRANPSSVSVAEGGTSSTRLTLSAAPSSAVTVALARTGDTDVSVSPTSVTLNSSNWSTGVPVTITAAEDTDTVGGSATVTATASGYAPVAITVTEIDNDGGTGDNVYIERFLDQYGKIKNSGYFSPEGVPYHSIETLIVEAPDYGHETTSEAFSFWIWLEAQYGRVTENWAPFNNAWTVMEKYIIPSHNDQPTAGVNGTPQYAAEFNLPSQYPSALQPNVPVGQDPLRSELQSTYGTGDIYGMHWLIDVDNTYGFGRCGDGTTRPAYINTFQRGPQESVWETVPQPSCETFAFGGPNGFLDISIKDSGTPAKQWKYTNAPDADARAIEAAYWALTWATEQGKAADVSATVAKAAKMGDYLRYAMFDKYFKKIGNCVGASTCPAGSGKDSAHYLLSWYYAWGGATDPNAGWSWRIGSSHNHFGYQNPMTAWALTNVNELKPRSASAVSDWQKSFDRQLEFYQWLQSAEGGIAGGATNSWDGSYAQPPSGTPTFYGMYYDVDPVYHDPPSNQWFGMQAWSMERIAELYYATGNAKAKALLDKWVPWALANTTIGAGGAFEIPSDMSWSGAPTTWNPSSPATNTGLHVTVTKKGRDVGVAAAYARTLMYYAAKSGNAAAKTGAKGLIDALYANRDARGVVTTETREDYNRFDDVYNASTGQGLYLPPGWTGDMPNGDAIAPGKTFTDIRSFYKRDPDWAKVQSYLDGGAAPSFTYHRFWAQSDIAMAYADYGHLFPNG